One Desulfobulbus oligotrophicus DNA segment encodes these proteins:
- a CDS encoding acetate--CoA ligase family protein: protein MLERLFSPKSIAVIGASRTEGKVGYATMSNLLESGFAGPIIPVNPAGGELFNLPVYTKLADYPDPIDLVVVAVPAEQVPAAAEEAVRKKAGAIIVVAAGFREAGRQGRLIEDELIEICRKGGVRLLGPNCLGVINTAINLNASFSKRIPQAGQLGIFSQSGALCTAMMDIADERELGVSKAVSIGNKADITEVDILEALAHDEETRVIVGYLEDISDGDKFVKAAEKASTRKPVVILKAGITVAGNRAAASHTGVQAGKDTAYGAAFKRAGICRADSFEALFDYATALALQPTPKGDRVLIITNAGGSATMSADAVEKAGMSVPLLTPDLEEQLRQHLPPSAFIDNPVDISAAAEPRHYAAAIDIAVAHPDIDSILIVLAPQYMTEPAATVRAIVAHLDETIPVIASFLGGSDIMPSRKELAAAGLPFYDSPERAVGALKAMHEYGVWKHRPARHVVRFPVNRRRVERIITRRQHTNRLRLGEVKSKDILKAYGFQILPGRVTTSAEEAVEIARFIGFPVALKVISPSIVHKSDLGGVRLNLGSAQEVVDAFDLMMLRINKHAPNAIIGGIYVEKMAEKGLEVIIGMTRDPQFGPMLMFGLGGIFVEVMKDVTFHLAPITEDEAIQMLKSTRSYELLQGKRGVKEVDLHAIAVALQRISQLTTDFPQILDLDINPLIVGEIGNEPVVVDARMTFAALPEEQ, encoded by the coding sequence ATGCTGGAAAGACTTTTTTCGCCCAAGTCGATTGCTGTTATCGGTGCCTCTCGAACCGAGGGTAAAGTCGGTTACGCTACCATGAGCAACCTGCTGGAAAGCGGGTTTGCAGGACCGATTATCCCGGTTAATCCGGCAGGAGGGGAGCTCTTCAACCTTCCGGTTTATACGAAACTTGCCGACTATCCCGATCCCATTGATCTGGTTGTCGTGGCTGTTCCGGCGGAGCAGGTTCCGGCCGCGGCTGAAGAGGCGGTCCGGAAGAAGGCCGGTGCAATCATTGTTGTTGCTGCAGGTTTCAGGGAGGCCGGTCGACAGGGTCGGCTCATTGAAGACGAGCTGATTGAGATCTGCCGCAAGGGAGGCGTACGCTTACTTGGGCCCAACTGCCTTGGTGTCATCAACACCGCTATTAACCTGAACGCCTCTTTTTCCAAACGTATTCCCCAGGCCGGTCAACTCGGCATTTTCTCACAATCGGGTGCTCTGTGTACCGCAATGATGGATATCGCCGATGAACGGGAGCTTGGGGTTTCCAAGGCGGTCTCCATTGGTAATAAGGCGGATATCACTGAGGTCGATATTCTGGAAGCGCTGGCCCATGACGAAGAAACCCGGGTGATTGTCGGCTATCTGGAGGATATCAGTGATGGTGACAAGTTTGTCAAGGCAGCTGAAAAGGCAAGTACAAGAAAACCGGTGGTTATCCTGAAGGCGGGCATCACTGTTGCCGGGAACAGGGCTGCTGCAAGTCACACCGGTGTGCAGGCCGGAAAAGATACCGCCTACGGGGCTGCCTTCAAACGGGCCGGAATCTGTCGTGCCGACTCCTTTGAAGCGCTGTTTGATTATGCCACCGCACTGGCCCTGCAACCGACTCCCAAAGGTGATCGGGTACTGATTATTACCAATGCCGGCGGTTCGGCGACGATGTCGGCGGATGCGGTTGAAAAGGCAGGCATGAGTGTTCCTCTGCTCACTCCCGACCTGGAGGAACAGTTACGGCAGCACCTGCCGCCATCTGCATTTATTGACAACCCTGTCGATATCTCTGCGGCAGCTGAACCCCGTCACTACGCTGCGGCCATCGACATTGCCGTTGCCCACCCGGACATCGATTCAATTCTCATTGTCCTTGCACCGCAGTACATGACCGAGCCGGCTGCTACAGTGCGTGCCATTGTTGCCCATCTTGACGAAACAATCCCGGTGATCGCCTCTTTCCTCGGCGGCAGTGATATCATGCCTTCACGCAAAGAGCTGGCTGCCGCGGGACTGCCGTTTTACGACTCACCGGAGCGGGCCGTTGGGGCGCTGAAAGCCATGCATGAATACGGTGTCTGGAAGCATCGGCCTGCCCGGCATGTTGTCCGTTTTCCGGTGAACCGAAGACGTGTGGAACGGATTATCACCCGGCGGCAGCACACCAATCGACTTCGTTTGGGTGAGGTTAAATCAAAAGATATCCTCAAGGCATACGGTTTTCAGATTTTACCGGGCCGGGTGACGACAAGTGCGGAGGAGGCGGTTGAAATTGCCCGTTTCATCGGCTTCCCCGTGGCCCTCAAAGTTATCTCTCCCTCCATTGTGCACAAATCAGACCTGGGCGGGGTCCGACTCAATCTCGGTTCAGCTCAGGAGGTTGTGGATGCCTTTGATCTGATGATGCTCCGCATTAACAAACATGCGCCTAACGCCATCATCGGTGGTATCTATGTTGAAAAGATGGCGGAAAAAGGGCTGGAGGTCATTATTGGTATGACCCGTGATCCGCAGTTCGGGCCCATGCTGATGTTTGGTCTGGGCGGTATCTTTGTTGAGGTGATGAAAGATGTCACCTTTCACCTGGCACCGATCACAGAAGACGAAGCCATCCAGATGCTCAAATCAACCCGATCGTATGAACTGCTCCAGGGAAAACGCGGTGTCAAAGAAGTTGATCTCCATGCCATTGCCGTGGCATTACAACGTATCAGTCAGCTGACCACTGATTTTCCCCAGATTCTCGATCTGGATATCAATCCGCTGATTGTCGGTGAGATCGGCAATGAGCCGGTGGTGGTTGATGCCCGTATGACCTTTGCGGCGCTGCCTGAAGAGCAGTAA
- a CDS encoding bifunctional acetyl-CoA hydrolase/transferase family protein/GNAT family N-acetyltransferase: MKYVKHWQDTYSNMIATPAEALGHLKSGQRVFIGTGCGAPQELIAAMIGRARRVTNVEVIQLITKGDAPYADKKMSDSFAINAFFISSNVRDVIQEGFGDYTPILLSDVPGLFNSGSLPIDIALVQVTPPNLYGRVSLGISVDITRSAIENASLVIAEVNPNMPWTHGDTEIDIIDLDLLVPVDRPILERELQIPNEISCKIAQTAAALIPNGSTIELGLGRVPGYGRIPQAVMEFLKDRKDIGFHTEMISDSIIPLIESGAVTGAMKSIDKGKITASFCMGTKKLYDYIDNNPLFSFRPTEYINDAAVIGKHKRMVAVNMALEIDLTGQVCSDSVGGRFYSGIGGQIDFNRGAGRSESGRAIITLPSLNREGTESRIVCTLQPGSGVTINRASVHYVVTEYGVAYLHGKSIQERVMALISIAHPDFREKLFREAVEAKYLRPNLARFANRFLAPVEEAVRTTHLMPDGNAVSFRSIKPTDEPHMRDLIYNLSQETIYYRFMSHQQRFTPRQIQDFVYIDHRRDVALVGTIPEAHGEQIIAVGTYYLNEKTNMAEVAFVVRDGWQNRGLGTFVFQHLIKIAKRNGIAGFTAEVLRENERMQAVFNHSGLKVTSRLEEGVYSFVMEF, translated from the coding sequence ATGAAATATGTTAAGCACTGGCAGGATACGTACAGCAACATGATTGCCACTCCGGCAGAGGCACTTGGCCATCTCAAGTCCGGTCAGCGTGTGTTCATCGGTACCGGTTGCGGTGCTCCGCAGGAACTCATCGCTGCCATGATCGGCCGGGCACGGCGGGTGACGAATGTTGAGGTTATCCAGCTGATCACCAAGGGAGATGCCCCCTATGCGGATAAAAAGATGTCTGACAGCTTTGCCATCAATGCTTTTTTCATCAGCTCCAACGTTCGTGATGTTATCCAGGAAGGGTTTGGCGACTATACACCGATCCTGCTCTCCGATGTGCCGGGACTCTTTAACTCCGGCAGTCTGCCTATAGATATCGCCCTGGTGCAGGTAACACCGCCTAACCTGTATGGGCGGGTCAGCCTTGGTATTTCGGTGGACATTACCCGCAGTGCTATTGAAAATGCCTCGCTGGTCATTGCCGAGGTTAACCCGAATATGCCGTGGACCCACGGTGACACCGAAATCGATATCATTGATCTTGATCTCCTCGTTCCTGTTGATCGGCCGATTCTCGAACGTGAATTACAGATCCCCAATGAAATAAGTTGTAAAATTGCCCAGACCGCGGCGGCGCTCATCCCCAATGGGTCGACCATTGAACTTGGACTGGGGCGGGTGCCCGGATATGGTCGTATCCCGCAGGCAGTGATGGAATTTCTCAAAGATCGCAAGGATATCGGATTTCATACTGAGATGATCTCTGATTCGATCATCCCGTTGATCGAATCAGGTGCAGTCACCGGGGCAATGAAATCAATCGATAAGGGGAAGATCACGGCCAGTTTCTGCATGGGCACCAAAAAACTGTACGACTATATTGACAACAATCCGCTGTTTAGCTTCCGGCCGACTGAGTACATCAATGATGCTGCGGTGATCGGTAAGCACAAGAGGATGGTGGCGGTTAACATGGCTTTGGAAATCGATCTCACCGGCCAGGTGTGCTCGGATTCCGTGGGCGGCAGATTTTATTCCGGCATCGGTGGTCAGATTGATTTCAATCGTGGCGCCGGCAGGTCGGAATCCGGTCGCGCGATTATCACGTTACCGTCGCTTAACCGGGAAGGCACCGAATCGAGGATTGTCTGTACTCTGCAGCCCGGTTCCGGAGTCACCATTAACCGGGCCAGTGTGCATTACGTGGTGACCGAATACGGTGTTGCTTATCTCCACGGCAAGTCGATCCAGGAGCGTGTTATGGCACTGATTTCCATTGCACACCCTGATTTCAGAGAAAAACTGTTCCGTGAAGCAGTGGAGGCCAAGTATCTGCGGCCGAATCTGGCCCGTTTTGCCAATCGATTCCTGGCGCCGGTGGAAGAGGCGGTTCGGACAACGCACCTCATGCCGGACGGCAATGCCGTGAGTTTTCGCTCCATTAAACCCACTGATGAACCGCATATGCGGGATTTGATCTATAATCTGAGCCAGGAGACCATTTACTACCGGTTTATGAGTCACCAGCAGCGATTTACGCCCCGGCAGATTCAGGACTTTGTCTATATCGACCATCGTCGGGATGTGGCTCTGGTCGGCACTATTCCCGAAGCACATGGTGAGCAGATCATTGCGGTCGGGACCTACTACCTCAACGAAAAGACCAATATGGCCGAGGTGGCGTTTGTGGTTCGTGACGGCTGGCAGAACAGAGGCTTGGGTACTTTTGTCTTTCAACATCTGATCAAGATTGCCAAACGTAACGGTATTGCCGGTTTTACGGCCGAGGTGTTACGTGAAAATGAGCGGATGCAGGCGGTCTTCAACCACTCCGGCCTTAAGGTAACCAGTCGTCTTGAGGAAGGGGTGTACAGTTTTGTGATGGAATTTTAA
- a CDS encoding FKBP-type peptidyl-prolyl cis-trans isomerase, whose product MRSVQLFDTVSVSYTATLTSGETIETIPADKPIMLTIGSGQILKAVEASLLGMEPGQTKTVHIQPEDAYGSYHKVLVHEISRSVFKGRIDPKPGMVLSLSVEKEGVSQKVPATILTADAETVVVDYNHPLAGQVIAYTVTLHAIGS is encoded by the coding sequence ATGCGTTCTGTTCAACTCTTTGACACAGTTTCTGTCAGTTACACAGCCACTTTGACCTCCGGGGAAACGATTGAAACCATCCCTGCCGACAAACCCATCATGTTGACCATTGGTTCCGGGCAAATTCTTAAAGCTGTGGAAGCGTCTTTGCTGGGAATGGAACCTGGCCAGACAAAAACAGTGCATATTCAGCCGGAAGACGCCTATGGTTCCTACCATAAAGTTCTGGTCCATGAAATTTCCCGGTCTGTTTTCAAGGGACGCATCGACCCTAAACCGGGCATGGTTCTCTCTCTTTCTGTTGAGAAGGAAGGGGTTTCTCAAAAAGTCCCGGCCACTATCCTCACGGCTGACGCTGAAACAGTTGTTGTTGATTACAATCATCCCCTCGCCGGACAGGTTATCGCCTATACGGTCACGCTGCACGCCATCGGCTCGTAA
- the hisI gene encoding phosphoribosyl-AMP cyclohydrolase, giving the protein MIKLDFAKDEHGLLPAIVQDYQTGEVLMLAYINRQAWDKTLETGKAHYWSRSRACLWLKGETSGHVQIIKEILVDCDQDTVVYKVEQLGGAACHTGYRSCFYRKVDGNRLVVDAQERLFDPETVYGLK; this is encoded by the coding sequence ATGATCAAACTTGATTTTGCCAAAGATGAGCATGGGCTTTTACCGGCCATTGTGCAGGATTACCAGACCGGCGAAGTGCTGATGCTTGCCTATATTAACAGGCAGGCCTGGGACAAAACCCTGGAAACCGGCAAGGCACATTATTGGAGCCGATCACGTGCATGTCTGTGGCTTAAAGGAGAAACATCCGGTCATGTGCAGATTATTAAAGAAATTTTAGTCGACTGTGATCAGGACACTGTTGTCTACAAGGTGGAACAGCTTGGGGGTGCGGCCTGCCATACCGGCTATCGCAGCTGTTTTTACCGGAAGGTCGACGGTAACCGGCTTGTCGTTGATGCACAGGAACGTCTTTTTGATCCGGAAACGGTTTATGGTTTGAAATGA
- the hisG gene encoding ATP phosphoribosyltransferase, protein MKVLKLGIPKGSLEDATIALFAKSGWRIKLASRNYFPEVDDPELSCSICRPQEMSCYVESGMLDAGITGKDWTLENESDVEVIADLVYSKVSKKPTRWVIAVPGDSSITRVEELDGKKISTELVNVTRNFFAQRGLQADIAFSWGATEAKAVSGLADAIVEVTETEATIRAHGLRVIHELMESNTQLIANKAALADPWKREKVENIAMLLQGALRADRIVGLKMNVPKEQLDIVISMLPSLNAPTVAKLYKQEWFSVETVISEHQVRDLVPMLKKQGAEGIIEYSLNKVI, encoded by the coding sequence ATGAAAGTATTAAAACTCGGCATACCGAAAGGCAGCCTTGAAGATGCAACCATTGCTCTTTTTGCCAAATCCGGCTGGAGGATCAAGCTGGCTTCCCGTAATTATTTTCCCGAGGTGGATGACCCGGAGCTCTCGTGTTCGATCTGTCGGCCTCAGGAGATGTCGTGTTATGTGGAATCAGGTATGCTCGATGCGGGTATTACCGGAAAAGACTGGACACTGGAAAATGAATCGGACGTGGAGGTTATTGCTGATCTGGTGTATTCCAAAGTCAGCAAAAAACCGACCCGCTGGGTTATCGCTGTGCCGGGGGACTCCAGTATAACCCGGGTAGAGGAGTTGGACGGTAAAAAAATATCCACTGAACTGGTGAACGTTACACGGAATTTTTTTGCCCAGCGCGGGCTTCAGGCCGACATCGCGTTTTCCTGGGGTGCCACAGAGGCCAAGGCTGTCTCAGGTCTGGCGGATGCAATTGTTGAAGTCACTGAGACGGAAGCAACGATTCGCGCCCACGGCCTGCGGGTTATTCATGAACTGATGGAGTCAAACACGCAGTTGATCGCCAACAAAGCCGCCCTGGCAGACCCCTGGAAACGGGAGAAGGTCGAAAATATTGCCATGTTGCTTCAGGGAGCTCTCCGGGCAGACCGCATTGTTGGTTTGAAGATGAACGTGCCCAAAGAGCAGCTCGATATTGTCATCAGTATGTTACCCAGTCTGAATGCCCCCACAGTTGCAAAACTGTACAAGCAAGAATGGTTTTCAGTTGAAACCGTTATTTCAGAACATCAGGTCCGCGACCTGGTCCCCATGTTGAAGAAACAGGGCGCTGAGGGCATTATTGAATACTCGTTAAACAAGGTGATCTGA
- the yihA gene encoding ribosome biogenesis GTP-binding protein YihA/YsxC: MDFRKVQFCLSAHTVGQLPPPEYPEVAFAGRSNVGKSSLINRLVERVNLVKTSGKPGKTQSLNYFTVENTLYLVDLPGYGFARVSHQTRQKWEELIGGYIESRSTLVCVVVVIDLRHELKELDRELIQWLRYLDVPCLPVYTKADKLSFGRQQKHAALLDAGLTLYADQRIIFSARTGQGVAALRQHLTTYAASLQRASMPPVNDPT, from the coding sequence ATGGATTTCAGAAAGGTACAGTTTTGTCTGTCCGCTCACACTGTTGGTCAACTGCCGCCTCCTGAGTACCCGGAGGTGGCCTTTGCCGGTCGATCCAATGTCGGCAAATCGAGTCTGATCAATCGGCTGGTGGAGCGAGTGAACCTGGTCAAAACGAGCGGCAAACCCGGAAAGACACAGAGCCTGAATTATTTTACTGTAGAGAATACTTTATATCTCGTTGATCTGCCGGGGTATGGTTTTGCCCGGGTCTCTCATCAGACCAGACAGAAGTGGGAGGAGTTGATCGGTGGTTATATTGAATCACGATCAACCCTTGTCTGTGTAGTGGTTGTGATCGATTTACGCCATGAACTCAAAGAGCTGGATCGTGAACTGATACAGTGGCTACGGTATTTGGATGTGCCGTGTCTGCCGGTGTATACAAAAGCAGATAAACTGTCGTTCGGTCGGCAGCAGAAACATGCTGCACTGCTTGACGCCGGTCTGACCCTTTATGCTGACCAGCGAATCATCTTTTCTGCCCGAACCGGCCAGGGTGTTGCCGCTTTGCGTCAACACCTGACCACCTATGCAGCGTCATTGCAACGTGCATCCATGCCTCCAGTTAATGATCCGACTTGA
- the lepA gene encoding translation elongation factor 4: protein MKNIRNFSIIAHIDHGKSTLADRMIQTCKIVTDREFKNQMLDNMDIERERGITIKSQTICLPFQADDGNTYTLNLVDTPGHVDFSYEVSRALASCEGALLLIDASQGIEAQTLANLFLAMENDLEIIPVINKIDLPAAEPEKIAGQIEEDLGLAGETIQKCSAKTGQGVPELLNAIIRLLPPPQGDPDNPLEALIFDANYDPYRGTIISVRIMNGTVRTGDHILFMSNGAEYRIEELGIFRLRREPCQQLSAGEVGYLVAGVKTVSDTRPGDTITHKDRPCAAPLPGFREVQQVVFSSLYPIATDEYEDLANALEKLKLNDAALTFQKDSSAALGFGFRCGFLGLLHLEVVQERLEREFDISLILTVPSVKYKFYLQDQTMVEVDNPSFFPDPGSIARVEEPYIKATIHIPERYMGAVMTLCMERRGENTKYHYPMPGRIEFTCELPLAEVIYDFYDRLKSVTQGYGSFDYELTDYRPSDLIKLDILVNGEQVDALSQLTHRSKARERGLKACERLKEEIPRQLFKIAIQAAIGGTVIARETISALRKDVTAKCYGGDISRKRKLLEKQKEGKKRMKTVGNVEIPQRAFLAVLKSDH, encoded by the coding sequence ATGAAAAACATTAGAAATTTCAGCATAATCGCTCACATCGACCATGGCAAGTCAACCCTTGCCGACCGTATGATTCAAACGTGTAAGATCGTCACGGACCGTGAATTCAAAAATCAGATGCTTGACAACATGGATATTGAACGGGAAAGGGGTATCACCATTAAATCCCAAACCATCTGTCTGCCTTTCCAGGCCGACGACGGCAACACCTACACGCTCAATCTCGTTGACACCCCTGGTCATGTTGATTTCAGTTATGAAGTTTCTCGTGCCCTTGCCTCCTGCGAAGGCGCCCTGCTCTTAATAGATGCCTCCCAGGGAATTGAAGCACAAACACTGGCAAACCTGTTTCTCGCCATGGAGAACGACCTCGAAATCATCCCTGTCATCAACAAAATCGACCTGCCTGCAGCTGAACCTGAAAAGATAGCCGGCCAAATTGAAGAAGATCTGGGATTGGCAGGCGAAACAATACAGAAGTGTTCCGCCAAAACCGGCCAGGGTGTCCCGGAACTGCTGAACGCGATAATCCGGTTGTTACCACCACCGCAGGGAGATCCGGACAACCCCCTTGAAGCCCTTATTTTTGATGCCAACTATGACCCGTACAGAGGCACGATCATCTCTGTGCGCATCATGAACGGGACGGTCCGCACCGGAGATCATATTCTTTTCATGTCCAATGGAGCTGAATACCGCATAGAAGAGCTCGGCATTTTTCGTCTGCGTCGGGAACCGTGCCAACAACTGTCAGCCGGTGAAGTCGGGTATCTTGTAGCCGGTGTCAAGACTGTGTCCGATACACGACCGGGTGACACCATTACCCATAAAGATCGCCCCTGTGCCGCCCCGTTGCCGGGTTTTCGGGAAGTGCAGCAAGTGGTGTTCTCCTCACTGTATCCGATAGCTACCGATGAGTACGAAGACCTGGCCAATGCCCTGGAAAAGTTGAAGTTAAACGATGCTGCACTCACCTTTCAAAAGGACTCTTCAGCAGCGCTCGGCTTTGGATTCCGCTGCGGATTTCTGGGCCTTCTTCACCTGGAGGTCGTTCAGGAACGACTCGAACGGGAGTTTGATATTTCGCTGATCCTCACCGTACCTTCGGTCAAGTATAAATTCTATCTGCAGGACCAGACCATGGTGGAAGTGGATAACCCTTCTTTCTTCCCGGACCCCGGTTCCATTGCGCGCGTTGAAGAGCCCTATATCAAAGCCACTATTCATATCCCGGAACGATATATGGGTGCTGTGATGACGCTGTGCATGGAACGCCGGGGCGAAAACACCAAGTATCACTACCCGATGCCCGGCCGAATAGAGTTTACCTGTGAACTGCCGCTGGCTGAGGTGATTTACGACTTTTATGATCGGTTAAAGTCAGTGACACAGGGGTATGGTTCCTTTGATTACGAACTCACCGATTATCGGCCCAGTGACTTGATCAAACTGGATATTTTAGTAAACGGAGAACAGGTTGACGCCCTTTCCCAGCTGACGCATCGAAGCAAAGCTCGTGAACGTGGCCTGAAAGCGTGCGAACGGCTGAAGGAAGAGATCCCCAGGCAGCTGTTTAAAATTGCCATCCAGGCCGCGATCGGTGGAACAGTTATTGCCCGGGAAACCATATCCGCCCTGCGTAAAGATGTAACTGCCAAATGTTACGGCGGCGATATCAGCAGAAAAAGGAAATTATTAGAAAAGCAGAAGGAAGGTAAAAAAAGAATGAAGACCGTTGGTAATGTTGAGATTCCACAACGCGCCTTTTTAGCCGTCCTCAAGTCGGATCATTAA